The following are encoded together in the Flavobacterium sp. TR2 genome:
- a CDS encoding XdhC family protein produces MTHEFLKIIDSYKKAVKRNVQTVLATIVYTEGSSYRKQGTRMLIDQYDNATGALSGGCVEQEVIRQSRTVFASGCPKVFKYDGRYRLGCEGNIYILIELFTPNDELIGFIENAIEQRQSFHLISSFTTDEISHPSFGTSFEFKDSTFYHSNYNTNSNNQLFKQLIEPLNRLCIFGIEHDAEKLSQLAFFLGWEVIIIGSEFSTVNESDFPFAKSVLTMRPEDLDQNLFCSNTAIMVMSHNYSKDLRFVLSIISSKVRYIGLLGPVHRREKLLNAVLETDLNFDDALFDKIHGPAGLSIGSKTPEEIALSIMAEITAIWRTDQKEHKNPSFSISN; encoded by the coding sequence ATGACTCACGAATTTTTAAAAATAATAGACTCATACAAAAAGGCTGTCAAAAGAAATGTGCAGACAGTTCTGGCAACCATTGTCTATACAGAAGGTTCTTCTTATCGAAAACAAGGAACCCGAATGCTCATTGACCAATATGACAATGCAACGGGAGCATTGAGCGGAGGCTGTGTTGAGCAAGAAGTAATCAGGCAGTCACGCACTGTATTTGCTTCGGGGTGCCCAAAAGTATTCAAATATGACGGACGCTACAGATTAGGCTGTGAAGGAAACATTTATATTTTAATAGAGCTCTTTACCCCTAATGATGAACTCATTGGTTTTATTGAAAATGCCATTGAGCAAAGACAATCTTTTCATTTAATATCGTCATTCACAACAGACGAAATAAGCCATCCTAGTTTTGGAACTTCTTTTGAATTTAAGGACAGCACCTTTTATCACTCCAATTATAATACAAATTCTAATAATCAACTTTTTAAACAGCTGATAGAGCCCCTAAATCGGTTATGCATCTTTGGAATCGAACATGACGCCGAGAAATTAAGTCAGCTCGCATTCTTCTTGGGTTGGGAAGTCATTATAATTGGTTCAGAATTTAGTACTGTAAACGAAAGTGATTTTCCATTTGCAAAATCAGTCTTAACAATGAGACCGGAAGATCTTGACCAAAACCTTTTCTGCAGCAATACCGCCATTATGGTCATGAGCCATAATTATTCTAAAGATCTTCGTTTTGTACTCAGCATCATTTCCTCAAAAGTGCGTTACATAGGCCTTCTCGGCCCAGTGCATAGAAGAGAAAAACTATTAAATGCTGTCCTCGAAACAGATTTAAATTTTGATGATGCTCTATTTGATAAAATTCATGGTCCTGCAGGTTTATCCATTGGAAGCAAGACGCCAGAAGAAATAGCATTATCTATTATGGCAGAAATTACAGCCATTTGGAGAACAGATCAAAAAGAGCACAAAAACCCTTCTTTCTCAATCAGCAATTAA
- a CDS encoding ankyrin repeat domain-containing protein, whose product MKSIIVFLVAVMIPAGSCHSALDLKENEIMDKDILQLVQQNDISGVTKALENGANVNATDSDRRSLLLIATIGKQIEMAKLLVKYKADVNLQAYNKDNAFLYAGASGQTELVQLYLNNGARFDVFNRYNGSALIPACERGHIETVRLLANTKNFPIDHINRLGWTALMEAIVLGDGSRKYQEIVQILKDAGAKMDIPDHDGVTPLQHAQSKGFKEIAAIIKS is encoded by the coding sequence ATGAAAAGTATTATTGTTTTTTTAGTGGCAGTAATGATTCCTGCTGGTTCTTGCCACTCAGCATTGGATTTAAAAGAAAATGAAATTATGGATAAAGATATTTTGCAGTTGGTGCAACAAAATGATATTTCGGGGGTTACGAAAGCTTTGGAAAATGGAGCGAATGTAAATGCCACTGATAGCGATAGACGTTCTTTACTGCTTATTGCTACTATCGGCAAACAAATCGAAATGGCAAAGCTTTTGGTAAAATATAAAGCAGACGTCAATCTGCAGGCATACAACAAAGACAATGCTTTTTTGTATGCTGGCGCAAGCGGACAGACTGAATTGGTTCAGCTGTATTTAAATAATGGTGCCCGTTTTGATGTTTTTAACCGCTATAATGGATCGGCACTCATACCAGCCTGTGAACGCGGTCACATAGAAACGGTGAGGCTTCTTGCCAATACGAAGAATTTTCCAATAGATCATATTAACCGTTTAGGATGGACTGCTTTAATGGAAGCCATTGTGTTGGGAGACGGAAGCAGAAAATATCAGGAAATTGTCCAAATCTTAAAAGATGCAGGAGCAAAAATGGATATTCCCGACCACGATGGGGTAACTCCGCTGCAGCACGCCCAGTCAAAAGGATTTAAAGAAATTGCAGCTATTATAAAGTCATAA
- a CDS encoding amidohydrolase codes for MAAAGNSYMLKNVRLETGFEFEGEEVVGTRTELFSVEIEKGKIKKISPNEVGIKAIDAKGMLMLPSFKDMHIHLDKTLYAEKWRAVRRSGGIKGMIALEQKTMPDMLKNSTYKAEKLIELLQSHGTGFARSHVNIEPTSKLDSLKNLEKALASKKNGFGAELVAFPQHGLYYTDSLPYMKEAAKMGIDFIGGLDPTNVDGSIQKTMDTTVQLALDHGKGIDIHLHESGKSGVDTIEYLINKVNENPVLKGKTFVSHAFALAALDKSAQETMAEKLANAQVGIISTIPFGGTIMPIPTLLKHGVTVMTGNDSIVDYWSTMGTGSVLQKANLAAQLYGQVSEFGLSRMLRLATAGPIPLDDKGVQQWPKAGDEANLVLVDASCSAEAVSRISPIKSLIYKGNIVY; via the coding sequence ATGGCAGCAGCAGGAAATTCTTATATGCTGAAAAATGTCCGTTTGGAAACCGGTTTTGAGTTTGAAGGAGAAGAAGTGGTAGGAACCAGAACCGAACTTTTTTCTGTAGAAATTGAGAAGGGAAAAATAAAAAAAATTAGCCCTAACGAAGTTGGCATAAAAGCAATAGATGCAAAAGGAATGTTGATGCTGCCTTCTTTCAAGGATATGCATATTCATTTGGATAAAACGCTTTATGCTGAAAAATGGCGCGCTGTACGTCGTTCGGGAGGCATAAAAGGAATGATTGCACTCGAGCAGAAAACGATGCCCGATATGCTGAAAAATTCTACTTATAAAGCTGAAAAGCTGATTGAACTTCTGCAATCGCATGGTACGGGATTTGCCCGCAGCCACGTCAATATTGAACCGACATCTAAACTGGACTCGCTTAAAAATCTGGAAAAAGCATTGGCCAGCAAAAAGAATGGTTTTGGAGCTGAGCTTGTTGCTTTTCCTCAACATGGTCTGTATTACACAGATTCGCTTCCCTATATGAAAGAAGCTGCAAAAATGGGTATTGATTTTATTGGAGGTTTGGACCCTACAAATGTAGACGGCTCTATTCAAAAAACAATGGATACGACTGTTCAGCTTGCTCTGGATCATGGTAAAGGGATTGATATTCACTTGCACGAATCGGGAAAATCAGGTGTCGATACTATTGAATATCTGATAAATAAGGTGAATGAAAACCCTGTTTTAAAAGGAAAAACCTTTGTCAGCCATGCCTTTGCTCTTGCTGCTTTAGACAAAAGCGCACAGGAGACAATGGCTGAAAAATTGGCCAATGCACAGGTAGGCATTATTTCTACAATACCTTTTGGCGGTACGATTATGCCGATTCCTACATTATTAAAGCACGGCGTAACTGTTATGACGGGAAATGACAGCATTGTAGATTATTGGAGCACTATGGGAACTGGAAGCGTGCTGCAGAAGGCTAATCTTGCTGCACAATTATACGGACAGGTTTCAGAATTTGGTTTATCCAGAATGCTAAGATTGGCAACAGCAGGACCTATCCCATTGGATGATAAGGGCGTACAGCAATGGCCAAAAGCAGGCGATGAGGCAAATTTGGTGCTTGTAGATGCCAGCTGTTCTGCAGAAGCAGTTTCCCGCATTTCGCCAATAAAATCTCTGATTTACAAAGGAAATATTGTCTATTAA
- a CDS encoding AraC family transcriptional regulator has protein sequence MSKSEKSRSVSVIGIQEFREGQLAGREEILFNELHGERIIEKPHSHDFFIISLFDQAQGLHSIDSVDYPIGNFQVHVLFPGQMHKWDIKAGTIGYQLMIERTFFEKFAPYFRFSFTNYQNHPVIQLSAAAFEMLQYEFDAIKNELKREDSLENLINARAAVIASIISREAENAFTEFKVYQSNARLAAFNMLIDEFFKQEKFVAFYAAKLNVSANYLNILCKKHLKISATQLIQQRVETEAKRQLQRTDLSIKEIAFELGFVDHAYFSNFFKSHTGISPSEFRKKR, from the coding sequence ATGAGCAAATCTGAAAAAAGCCGTTCTGTATCGGTAATTGGCATACAGGAGTTTAGAGAAGGTCAGCTTGCCGGCAGGGAAGAGATTTTGTTTAATGAACTGCATGGAGAAAGAATTATAGAAAAACCTCATTCTCACGATTTCTTTATCATCAGCCTTTTTGACCAAGCCCAAGGGCTGCATTCCATCGATTCTGTAGATTATCCTATTGGCAATTTTCAAGTTCATGTATTATTTCCGGGACAGATGCACAAGTGGGATATTAAGGCAGGTACAATTGGTTATCAGCTTATGATAGAACGTACATTTTTTGAAAAATTTGCTCCCTATTTTAGATTTTCTTTTACCAATTATCAAAATCATCCGGTGATACAATTGTCGGCTGCTGCTTTTGAAATGCTGCAATATGAATTTGATGCAATCAAAAACGAACTCAAACGGGAAGATTCCTTAGAAAACCTTATTAATGCACGCGCGGCAGTGATAGCCTCTATAATAAGCAGAGAAGCAGAAAATGCTTTTACAGAATTTAAAGTTTATCAGTCCAATGCGCGATTGGCCGCTTTTAATATGCTGATAGACGAGTTTTTTAAACAGGAGAAGTTTGTGGCATTTTACGCTGCTAAACTAAACGTCTCAGCCAATTATCTTAATATTCTTTGCAAAAAGCATTTGAAAATATCTGCCACACAGCTCATACAGCAGCGCGTAGAGACAGAAGCTAAAAGGCAGCTGCAGCGTACAGATTTGTCTATTAAAGAAATTGCCTTTGAACTGGGGTTTGTCGATCATGCCTATTTTTCTAATTTCTTTAAAAGCCATACTGGGATATCGCCTTCTGAATTTCGAAAAAAGAGATAA
- a CDS encoding DUF4157 domain-containing protein, protein MNSYSDKIQQNKKQTTPHTATQKKKNTALTHTDISSTAQIQLQEIANKSEQVKYAVQLQEMANTNSSSAIQKKGIEEEELQMKSIPVQRQTIEEEDPLQKKDIPVQRQSIEEEEPLQKKAIPIQKKGIEEEEPLQGKFASPIQKKENNTGLPDNLKSGIENLSGYSMDDVKVHYNSDKPAQLQAHAYAQGTDIHIASGQEKHLPHEAWHVVQQKQGRVQPTLQMKGNVNVNDDAGLENEADVMGAKAVTTGVDVTQSYEIERSNFSQEDRKYASPVSNVAQRGVNEDIVEAKGDIQNTEGYAKSVLAGVTEYAEKIYFVDNNKTSHPALPAEVIEMAGGLKAWAANYYNKAQANLYEAQKTNDHTIVGSTLSRWILARLGQDTDKEPDMQSLEVGQHSDGQIASDRRATELKTCTTAGQQNVAKLVQEGLAQLQKREATGKYTSLLLTVHNDHPANKYPYTDTDVIDFKDQDAINNKLIERINATTKGSGIKLKLEVRLEHKGKRYATVFYN, encoded by the coding sequence ATGAATTCTTACTCCGATAAAATACAGCAAAACAAAAAACAAACTACACCACATACGGCCACTCAAAAGAAGAAGAATACTGCTCTAACTCACACAGACATCTCTTCAACAGCTCAAATTCAATTGCAGGAAATCGCAAACAAGAGCGAACAGGTAAAATACGCAGTGCAATTGCAGGAAATGGCCAATACTAATTCTTCCTCGGCTATACAGAAAAAAGGCATTGAAGAGGAAGAACTTCAGATGAAATCTATTCCCGTCCAAAGACAAACTATTGAAGAAGAAGACCCCTTGCAAAAAAAAGACATTCCTGTACAAAGGCAAAGTATTGAGGAAGAAGAACCGCTGCAAAAAAAGGCTATTCCTATTCAGAAAAAAGGCATTGAAGAGGAGGAGCCCCTGCAAGGCAAATTTGCCTCACCAATACAAAAAAAAGAAAACAACACCGGCCTGCCTGACAATCTAAAATCTGGAATTGAAAACCTTTCGGGTTATAGCATGGACGACGTAAAGGTTCATTACAACTCTGACAAACCAGCGCAATTGCAGGCACACGCTTATGCGCAGGGAACTGACATCCATATCGCATCTGGGCAAGAAAAGCATTTGCCTCACGAAGCTTGGCACGTCGTGCAGCAAAAACAAGGACGTGTACAGCCTACTCTTCAAATGAAAGGCAATGTGAACGTAAATGATGATGCAGGTTTGGAGAATGAAGCGGATGTGATGGGTGCAAAGGCTGTGACAACTGGTGTTGACGTTACTCAAAGCTATGAAATAGAAAGATCGAATTTTTCTCAGGAAGACCGCAAATACGCTAGTCCAGTATCTAATGTGGCACAGCGTGGAGTAAACGAAGATATCGTTGAGGCTAAAGGAGACATTCAAAACACAGAAGGATACGCCAAAAGCGTATTGGCAGGGGTCACTGAATATGCTGAAAAAATTTATTTCGTTGACAACAATAAAACAAGTCATCCCGCTTTGCCTGCAGAAGTTATAGAAATGGCCGGAGGGCTTAAGGCTTGGGCCGCAAATTATTACAATAAAGCACAAGCTAATTTATATGAAGCGCAAAAAACAAATGATCACACAATTGTAGGATCAACTTTATCAAGATGGATTCTGGCAAGATTAGGACAAGACACAGATAAAGAACCTGATATGCAATCACTCGAAGTAGGACAGCATAGCGATGGGCAGATTGCTTCAGATCGACGAGCAACCGAGTTGAAAACTTGTACAACGGCAGGTCAGCAAAATGTGGCAAAACTTGTACAAGAGGGATTGGCTCAGCTGCAAAAAAGAGAAGCAACAGGCAAGTATACTAGCCTTCTGCTGACGGTTCATAATGACCATCCTGCAAATAAATATCCATATACCGATACAGATGTCATAGATTTTAAAGATCAGGATGCTATAAATAATAAACTTATCGAGCGTATAAATGCCACTACAAAAGGGTCAGGTATAAAATTAAAACTTGAGGTGAGGTTGGAACATAAGGGAAAGCGTTATGCCACGGTCTTTTATAACTAA
- a CDS encoding DUF4157 domain-containing protein has product MNSYVNKEQENKNKKALNVTQKKNNDNLTSDFSSLDPAAAVQMQLQNTANNSEQVTQALQLQAIANSPLSIQKKDVEEELQMKPIPVQKQSIEEEEPLQGKFALPIQKKENSTGLPDNLKSGIENLSGYSMDDVKVHYNSDKPAQLQAHAYAQGTDIHIASGQEKHLPHEAWHVVQQKQGRVQPTLQMKGNVNVNDDAGLENEADVMGQNALNLSANNTSANQLKSTTSSSQNAAVQRYLKIGPVIVEEDAVDFIVSKIIEEAVKIMTIWENAEKPLLNNPSYVAFQRGIPLLLINNTKKVAEIVARWAAASGVGMAVISESVSSKITGVRGNKAEWKEFDDYFELALAVGYELDPHLKENQEFEVELGSQIIRNDEIAQKLNSLRITLMQWIVRQYSSTGSALATFKMKFKLGGSYNFSGSSSVSRDFDALLVTSGLSVIDNIEILHDLMEITSDQGAGSIFQKFGKVIAPEVKKEAYNQIGVNENGELYEMVPMMTKSDHGPGGSAWKASKHFILKIYEVELNSFKTRMSERDLDEIELVDFDEPVEDELDPKSRELSDRYSGKKGEKLSKAMAYKRRPPETALERLRDSILMGLDLKASFKPSDTDKLNKRSKGRHNVGTRDEYDPVTVLARANGVPIEAGRSMTTARMLELCTLALNDNPEGRELHSKGESELDALAQGIFAYWAAQYNQSLTPIHTYHEVMDVARKYGVEYRPFHYKVFNGLTMELQEFRPMNKELDLKTSKNGIEAIEERRERSYRPTDIQRDRLLTLGREAVWIDPNGDCLFNALKYLGAPIGSVDLFRRELGNYLNSHYHKYSGFVTGISQEQLVMQIKKPGSFFNLGGDMTPMLISDFLGFPFSILNVDGSYHHINGGNANRLIIRVTNPLPHYHSSKSSMAEVELQDF; this is encoded by the coding sequence ATGAATTCTTACGTTAATAAAGAACAGGAAAATAAAAATAAAAAGGCATTAAACGTTACTCAAAAGAAAAACAACGATAATCTTACTTCGGACTTTTCTAGCCTAGATCCTGCAGCTGCTGTTCAAATGCAACTGCAAAATACCGCAAATAACAGTGAACAGGTAACACAAGCTTTGCAATTGCAAGCTATCGCTAATTCTCCCTTGTCTATACAGAAGAAAGATGTTGAGGAAGAACTACAGATGAAACCTATTCCGGTGCAAAAACAAAGTATTGAGGAAGAAGAACCGCTGCAAGGCAAATTTGCTTTACCCATACAAAAAAAAGAAAACAGCACTGGCTTGCCCGACAATCTAAAATCTGGCATTGAAAACCTTTCGGGTTATAGTATGGATGACGTAAAGGTCCATTACAACTCTGACAAACCAGCGCAATTGCAGGCACACGCTTATGCGCAGGGAACTGATATCCATATTGCATCTGGGCAAGAAAAGCATTTGCCTCATGAAGCTTGGCACGTCGTGCAGCAAAAGCAAGGTCGTGTACAGCCTACCTTACAGATGAAAGGCAATGTAAATGTGAATGATGATGCTGGGTTGGAGAATGAAGCAGATGTGATGGGGCAAAACGCTTTAAACTTAAGCGCCAACAATACTTCGGCAAATCAACTGAAGTCTACAACCTCATCTTCGCAAAATGCTGCCGTGCAGCGCTATTTAAAAATAGGCCCAGTGATTGTTGAGGAAGATGCTGTAGACTTTATTGTCAGTAAAATTATTGAGGAAGCTGTCAAAATAATGACAATTTGGGAAAATGCTGAAAAACCTCTTCTCAACAATCCATCATATGTTGCATTTCAACGAGGAATACCGCTTCTTCTCATCAATAATACGAAGAAAGTGGCGGAAATTGTTGCCAGATGGGCAGCTGCTTCAGGAGTTGGAATGGCAGTAATATCTGAAAGTGTATCGAGTAAAATAACAGGTGTGAGAGGAAACAAAGCCGAATGGAAAGAATTTGACGATTATTTTGAGCTGGCACTGGCGGTAGGTTATGAATTAGATCCGCATCTTAAAGAAAATCAAGAATTTGAGGTAGAGCTTGGATCTCAAATCATAAGAAATGATGAGATCGCCCAAAAATTAAACTCATTAAGAATTACCCTAATGCAATGGATCGTTAGGCAATATAGCAGCACTGGAAGCGCATTGGCCACTTTTAAAATGAAATTCAAACTGGGGGGTTCGTATAACTTTTCGGGAAGCAGTTCTGTTTCGAGAGATTTTGATGCTTTGCTTGTAACTTCTGGTCTTTCCGTTATCGATAATATAGAAATATTGCATGACTTAATGGAAATCACGTCTGATCAAGGCGCTGGAAGTATATTTCAAAAATTTGGAAAAGTTATTGCTCCAGAGGTAAAAAAAGAAGCCTATAACCAAATTGGAGTGAATGAGAACGGAGAACTTTATGAAATGGTGCCCATGATGACAAAGTCAGATCACGGTCCTGGGGGTTCTGCATGGAAAGCATCTAAACATTTCATTTTGAAAATATACGAGGTTGAACTTAATTCATTTAAAACCAGAATGTCTGAAAGAGATCTTGACGAAATAGAGCTGGTTGATTTTGATGAGCCTGTTGAAGATGAGCTTGACCCAAAATCTAGAGAGCTATCAGATAGATATTCTGGAAAAAAAGGCGAAAAACTTTCTAAAGCCATGGCTTATAAAAGACGCCCGCCAGAAACGGCATTGGAAAGGCTCCGAGACTCTATTTTAATGGGACTTGATTTAAAGGCTAGCTTTAAGCCCTCTGATACGGATAAACTAAATAAGCGATCAAAAGGAAGACACAACGTAGGTACGCGCGATGAATATGACCCTGTTACTGTACTTGCCAGAGCCAATGGCGTTCCTATTGAAGCTGGAAGATCGATGACAACTGCGAGAATGCTAGAACTTTGCACGCTGGCTTTGAATGATAATCCGGAAGGAAGAGAATTGCACTCAAAAGGAGAATCAGAACTTGATGCTTTGGCACAAGGTATCTTTGCTTATTGGGCTGCCCAATACAATCAGTCATTAACCCCTATCCATACCTATCATGAAGTAATGGATGTCGCTAGAAAATACGGAGTTGAATACAGGCCATTTCATTACAAAGTGTTTAACGGTTTAACTATGGAACTCCAAGAGTTTCGCCCGATGAACAAAGAACTCGATCTCAAAACTTCTAAAAATGGAATTGAAGCGATAGAAGAAAGAAGAGAACGCTCCTATAGACCGACAGATATCCAAAGAGATAGATTACTAACATTAGGACGCGAAGCTGTCTGGATTGATCCAAATGGCGATTGTCTTTTTAATGCCTTAAAATATCTAGGCGCACCAATTGGCAGTGTAGATCTTTTCCGAAGGGAGTTAGGAAATTACCTTAACTCGCATTATCACAAGTATTCTGGATTTGTTACAGGCATCTCGCAAGAACAGCTGGTGATGCAAATTAAGAAGCCAGGTTCATTTTTCAATCTTGGCGGCGATATGACTCCAATGTTAATCTCAGACTTTTTAGGTTTTCCTTTTTCAATATTGAATGTCGATGGAAGTTATCATCACATCAATGGCGGAAATGCGAATCGATTAATCATTAGAGTCACTAATCCTCTTCCTCATTACCATAGTTCTAAAAGCAGCATGGCAGAAGTCGAGCTGCAAGACTTTTAA
- a CDS encoding ATP-binding protein, whose translation MELDTLKQNAETLTAELQWLEEIISVSMKLYWNEECNYKSIAEILPPDLSGNDSPYAGILKHYQINFSERVVLLLALATHIQPKLLDVFLIKNAAYDKGFTEFGGLKGQNFGGFIPTGETAAFLLASNDLEKRFRISELFSDTHKFKKFNILSLEPSPANEPFLSGALTLSLEYLSYFTKGTSHKPDFNASFPAKRITTQAVWEDLVIEHTTMTEVMEIKDWIVYGPTLLNDWGLHKKIKPGYRSLFYGPPGTGKTMTASLLGKSTGLEVYRIDLSMVVSKYIGETEKNLSNIFDQAEHKNWILFFDEADALFGKRTQTSSSNDRYANQEVSYLLQRIEDFPGVVILATNLKANLDEAFSRRFQSMIHFPMPSPPQRKKLWEKAFAEKIVLDSDVNLDEIAQKFELAGGAIINVLRYVSLIAIKRGDSKVAKKDIISSIRKEFGKEGKIVQ comes from the coding sequence ATGGAGCTAGACACCTTAAAACAAAACGCAGAGACGCTTACAGCAGAATTACAATGGTTAGAAGAGATTATCAGCGTAAGCATGAAATTGTACTGGAATGAAGAATGCAATTATAAAAGCATTGCAGAAATACTTCCTCCAGATTTATCGGGGAATGATTCTCCATACGCTGGAATTTTAAAGCACTATCAGATAAATTTTTCAGAACGCGTGGTTTTATTGCTCGCTTTGGCAACGCACATACAGCCCAAATTGCTGGATGTTTTCCTAATTAAAAATGCCGCTTATGATAAAGGTTTTACAGAATTTGGAGGTTTAAAAGGCCAAAATTTTGGAGGCTTTATACCAACAGGAGAGACAGCAGCTTTTTTATTGGCTTCTAATGATCTTGAAAAACGTTTTAGAATTTCGGAGCTATTCTCTGATACTCATAAATTTAAAAAGTTTAATATTTTAAGCCTTGAACCCAGTCCTGCAAACGAACCTTTTTTAAGTGGCGCGCTGACGCTGTCATTAGAATATTTGAGCTATTTTACTAAAGGAACTTCGCATAAACCTGATTTTAATGCCAGTTTTCCAGCCAAAAGAATCACAACTCAAGCAGTATGGGAAGATTTGGTTATCGAGCATACCACGATGACAGAAGTAATGGAAATTAAGGATTGGATCGTATACGGACCAACACTGCTGAACGATTGGGGCTTGCATAAAAAAATTAAACCAGGGTACAGATCTTTGTTTTATGGACCGCCGGGAACAGGTAAGACAATGACGGCTTCATTATTAGGGAAGTCAACCGGATTAGAAGTCTATCGAATTGATTTGTCTATGGTGGTCTCTAAATATATTGGGGAAACGGAGAAAAACCTGTCCAATATTTTTGATCAGGCCGAACATAAAAACTGGATTTTGTTTTTTGATGAAGCCGATGCGCTTTTTGGCAAACGTACCCAAACGAGCAGTTCAAACGATAGATATGCCAATCAGGAAGTATCGTATTTGCTGCAGCGTATCGAAGACTTTCCGGGGGTTGTTATTTTGGCAACCAACCTCAAAGCCAATCTTGACGAAGCCTTCAGCCGACGTTTTCAATCGATGATTCATTTTCCAATGCCAAGCCCGCCTCAGCGAAAAAAGCTATGGGAAAAAGCTTTTGCTGAAAAGATTGTTTTAGATAGTGATGTTAATCTCGACGAAATTGCCCAAAAGTTTGAACTAGCAGGCGGAGCCATAATAAACGTACTTCGATATGTATCGCTAATAGCCATAAAACGAGGAGACAGCAAGGTTGCAAAAAAAGACATTATAAGCAGTATTAGAAAAGAATTTGGCAAAGAAGGAAAGATAGTGCAGTAG